A single region of the Triticum dicoccoides isolate Atlit2015 ecotype Zavitan chromosome 2B, WEW_v2.0, whole genome shotgun sequence genome encodes:
- the LOC119364406 gene encoding probable signal peptidase complex subunit 2 produces the protein MASDGAVTTPAKVTPKKANLLDPHSIKHLLDETVAEVVKGKGYVENTRLGNWKLLIGTAVIAIALLAQFYPKKFPQNREFLLGCIALYVVMNVVLLILSYTKEKDAIIFTHPPAGSFNNTGLVISSKLPRFSDMYNLSIASADPESISAHKPVHFTKSVTKWFTKEGVLVEGLFWKDVERLIDDYNNERKSK, from the exons ATGGCGAGCGACGGCGCGGTGACCACGCCCGCGAAGGTGACCCCGAAGAAGGCCAACCTCCTTGACCCCCACTCCATCAAACACCTCCTCGACGAGACCGTCGCCGAG GTCGTGAAGGGCAAGGGCTATGTGGAGAACACGCGGCTGGGCAACTGGAAGCTCCTGATCGGGACGGCCGTGATCGCCATCGCGCTCCTCGCGCAGTTCTACCCGAAGAAGTTCCCGCAGAACCGCGAGTTCCTGCTCGGTTGCATCGCGCT GTATGTGGTGATGAACGTGGTGCTACTGATCCTTAGCTATACCAAGGAAAAGGATGCCATCATCTTCACCCACCCTCCTGCT GGTTCTTTCAATAACACTGGCCTTGTTATATCTTCAAAGTTGCCAAGATTCTCGGACATGTACAATCTTTCAATAGCCAGCGCGGATCCAGAATCTATCTCTGCTCACAAGCCTGTCCACTTCACTAAGAGTGTTACAAAATG GTTTACAAAGGAAGGTGTTCTTGTGGAGGGCCTGTTCTGGAAGGATGTTGAGAGACTGATTGATGACTACAACAACGAGCGCAAGAGCAAATGA
- the LOC119364407 gene encoding uncharacterized protein LOC119364407, giving the protein MASSPGVGGGGADGGVGDGPTTLDELYHINVVPAELHFKFRKELQGLRVGLNFEFYNLEVNDFEAKVVLKPLDFDRKWKFQYKPISGDIQLLSKKIPVTRYLNLQVGIGHNFQLKATGWKWKLSTCLGGDGVSQIRNKSKLNLFPGFDLRLGWKAEYVLPEIHGAVGTGEPAFSMNYGRLQASIDRVEAIVTQSDRC; this is encoded by the exons ATGGCCTCGAGCCCGGGCGTCGGCGGCGGAGGGGCGGACGGGGGCGTCGGGGATGGACCGACGACGCTGGACGAGCTGTACCACATCAACGTCGTGCCTGCCGAGCTGCACTTCAAGTTCCGCAAGGAGCTCCAGGGCCTCCGCGTCGGCCTCAACTTCGAG TTCTACAATCTAGAGGTGAATGATTTTGAGGCAAAGGTAGTTCTGAAGCCCCTGGACTTCGACCGGAAGTGGAAGTTCCAATACAAGCCCATCAGCGGTGACATACAGCTACTCTCCAAGAAGATACCAGTCACAAGATATCTCAACCTTCAG GTCGGCATTGGTCACAATTTCCAACTGAAGGCAACTGGATGGAAGTGGAAGCTCTCTACTTGCTTGGGGGGAGATGGTGTTTCTCAGATAAGAAACAAATCAAAACTCAACCTGTTTCCAGGGTTTGATCTGAGGCTCGGCTGGAAAGCTGAATATGTTCTTCCTGAGATTCATGG GGCTGTTGGCACAGGAGAACCTGCCTTCAGTATGAACTATGGACGATTGCAAGCATCCATAGACCGTGTTGAGGCTATTGTGACCCAATCAGATCGGTGCTGA
- the LOC119360952 gene encoding uncharacterized protein LOC119360952, which yields MAQGIYALWLARNNARDGHKIEDADGIARRVLAVMGEWQAIHGKKSKLVNPAPKEEWCPPEDEWVKANVDGAMSKVGDRGGAAVVLRNQEGAFLGGACQAIRAKKIFGFSVSLILINLASIMERADENLLPAVYKEVSVAFNVGPTDLGYLNFLMNFLKSIASPLAGILALHYDRPAVLAIGTVFWALSTGAVGVSQHFRQLAFWRAVNGLGLAIVIPALQSFIADSYKDGTRGAGFGLLSLIGAVGGIGGSVVATLMAGKDYWGLPGWRLAFIMVALLSLIIGILVYLYSTDPRRIPGNHLLDDDDYERLHLSSKDVLPPPSIWMDSWVATRSVMKVKTFQIIVLQGIIGSLPWTAIVFFTMWFELIGFDNRSSAALNSLFAIGCASGAFLGGVLADRLSRRYPDSARIMCAQFSAFMGIPFSWILLTVIPQSTDYWFAYAVTLFFMGITISWCATSANNPMFAEVVPPKHRTMIYAFDRAFEGSFASLAAPAVGLVTERIYGYDAKTVNIANGSAEGAYALSRGLLTMMIVPFGVCVLFYSPLYLVFKRDRDNAKVASFKNQELT from the exons ATGGCCCAAGGAATCTATGCGCTGTGGCTGGCTCGTAATAATGCCAGGGACGGGCATAAGATAGAAGATGCTGATGGCATTGCGAGAAGGGTTCTAGCAGTTATGGGGGAGTGGCAAGCTATCCATGGAAAGAAGAGCAAGCTCGTTAACCCAGCCCCGAAGGAGGAGTGGTGCCCGCCGGAGGACGAGTGGGTGAAAGCAAACGTGGACGGGGCGATGTCCAAGGTTGGCGACAGGGGTGGAGCAGCAGTAGTGCTCAGAAACCAGGAAGGGGCGTTCTTGGGTGGAGCTTGTCAGGCAATCAG AGCGAAGAAGATATTTGGTTTCTCCGTATCTCTCATCCTCATCAATCTGGCTTCTATTATGGAGCGTGCAGATGAGAATCTTCTCCCAGCAGTTTACAAGGAAGTCAGTGTAGCCTTCAACGTTGGTCCCACCGATCTGGGATACCTTAATTTTCTAATGAACTTTCTTAAGTCGATAGCATCCCCCTTGGCAGGCATCCTTGCTCTTCACTATGATCGGCCAGCAGTGCTTGCGATAGGAACTGTCTTCTGGGCCTTATCAACAGGGGCTGTTGGTGTCAGCCAGCATTTTCGGCAGCTTGCATTCTGGAGAGCTGTGAACGGCCTTGGGCTTGCCATTGTAATACCGGCACTTCAGTCCTTCATAGCAGATAGCTACAAAGACGGTACGCGTGGCGCTGGGTTTGGTCTGTTAAGCCTCATCGGTGCGGTGGGGGGCATAGGTGGTAGTGTTGTGGCCACACTCATGGCTGGGAAGGACTACTGGGGATTGCCTGGGTGGCGTCTTGCGTTTATTATGGTTGCACTTCTTAGCTTGATAATTGGCATTCTTGTGTACCTGTATTCCACTGATCCGAGAAGAATCCCTGGCAATCATCTTCTAGATGATGACGACTACGAGAG GCTACATCTGTCCAGCAAAGACGTTCTTCCTCCGCCCTCAATCTGGATGGATTCTTGGGTGGCAACGAGAAGTGTCATGAAAGTGAAGACATTTCAGATCATTGTGCTGCAAGGGATAATCGGCTCATTGCCATGGACGGCCATAGTTTTCTTCACCATGTGGTTCGAACTCA TAGGTTTTGACAACAGGAGCTCCGCAGCATTGAACAGCCTATTCGCCATCGGGTGCGCCAGTGGAGCTTTCCTCGGCGGTGTGCTAGCGGATCGGCTGTCGCGGCGCTACCCCGATTCCGCGCGCATCATGTGCGCTCAGTTCAGCGCCTTCATGGGCATCCCGTTCTCGTGGATCCTCCTCACGGTCATTCCTCAGTCCACTGACTACTGGTTCGCCTACGCCGTCACGCTCTTCTTCATGGGCATCACCATCAGCTGGTGCGCCACCTCGGCGAACAACCCCATGTTCGCCGAGGTGGTCCCTCCCAAGCACCGCACCATGATCTACGCCTTCGACCGCGCATTCGAGGGCTCGTTCGCTTCGCTGGCCGCTCCTGCTGTTGGCTTGGTCACCGAGAGGATATACGGCTACGACGCCAAGACTGTGAACATCGCCAACGGATCGGCGGAAGGAGCGTATGCGCTGTCGAGGGGACTGCTCACCATGATGATCGTTCCTTTTGGTGTCTGTGTCCTCTTCTACAGCCCTTTGTACCTTGTGTTCAAGCGCGACAGAGACAATGCCAAGGTAGCCAGCTTCAAGAACCAGGAGCTAACCTGA